A section of the Candidatus Paceibacterota bacterium genome encodes:
- a CDS encoding very short patch repair endonuclease, with the protein MADTRTPEQRSRIMRSVGTKNTGPEMIVRRLLHRDGYRFALHRKDLPGSPDIVLPKYRKIVFVHGCFWHGHDCGKGKLPKSRKAYWGAKIAANKARDKKRIAALRRLKWSVAVVWQCQTKTPDKLRTELLRFVGK; encoded by the coding sequence ATGGCGGACACGCGAACGCCCGAGCAGCGCTCAAGAATTATGCGATCCGTGGGCACGAAAAATACCGGCCCGGAGATGATCGTGCGCCGCCTACTTCACCGAGACGGGTACCGCTTCGCATTGCACCGAAAAGATCTACCGGGATCGCCCGATATCGTCCTGCCGAAATACCGGAAGATCGTCTTCGTCCACGGCTGCTTCTGGCACGGCCACGATTGCGGGAAGGGCAAGCTTCCGAAGTCGCGCAAAGCCTATTGGGGCGCAAAGATCGCGGCAAACAAGGCCAGGGACAAGAAGCGCATTGCCGCTTTGCGGCGTTTGAAATGGTCGGTCGCGGTCGTCTGGCAGTGCCAAACGAAAACGCCGGACAAGCTTCGGACCGAACTTCTGCGATTTGTCGGGAAGTAG
- a CDS encoding D-glycerate dehydrogenase has translation KNVVLLPHMGSATIEGRMDMGEKVIVNIKTFADGHKPPDRVIPAML, from the coding sequence CCAAGAACGTCGTGCTCCTGCCGCACATGGGCTCCGCCACCATCGAGGGCCGCATGGACATGGGCGAGAAAGTCATCGTCAACATCAAGACCTTCGCGGACGGCCACAAGCCGCCCGACCGCGTGATCCCGGCGATGCTGTAG